From Solwaraspora sp. WMMD1047, the proteins below share one genomic window:
- the cas7u gene encoding type I-U CRISPR-associated RAMP protein Csb1/Cas7u, with translation MRSLDLAALLAAGSPGGSSCLTSTTALEPAGGRHASVAPAKFAERNKKGGVYAYEQRFLGDESRYAVVIDSKQSQLNRAEQTLAQAVEDGHPLLSRVPHVRVTYERDGGVEHYYDLTLPHRVFDGHIRAGSIDGVPTTQTPAYRAVRDASPANARALLETSPVTLVFGGWDSSRRSRQGRWRSALVGEIVGFVSAGRDQTGALVKPEPGLRGGARVDPVGMQINLGKKAMTETATRQQDELSRATYDKIVKAANAIKPGAGESASALGLGGIPPTLDQLAGVACDTIIRTHVLSFATLRQMRFGAGVEGDAACRALLAALALNALARSDAELSLRANCDLVEAEMPTVRLDQRGGAFLDVEPLSIDAADLLLGEALAHAEKVADVAWSGLAMRVIGNPDIVSGAVEADEKE, from the coding sequence ATGCGTTCGTTGGATCTTGCTGCGTTGCTTGCCGCTGGGTCACCCGGTGGGTCGAGTTGTCTGACGTCGACGACGGCGCTGGAGCCGGCCGGCGGGCGGCACGCGTCGGTTGCGCCGGCCAAGTTCGCTGAGCGGAACAAGAAAGGCGGGGTGTACGCGTACGAGCAGCGTTTTCTCGGTGACGAGAGCCGGTACGCGGTGGTGATCGACTCGAAGCAGTCGCAGCTCAACCGGGCCGAGCAGACGCTGGCCCAAGCCGTTGAGGACGGTCACCCGCTGCTGTCGCGGGTTCCGCACGTGCGGGTCACCTACGAGCGGGACGGGGGAGTCGAGCACTATTACGACCTCACGCTGCCGCACCGGGTGTTCGATGGGCACATTCGTGCCGGCTCGATCGATGGCGTGCCGACCACGCAGACGCCGGCGTACCGGGCGGTCCGGGACGCGAGCCCGGCCAACGCTCGGGCGCTGCTGGAGACGAGCCCGGTGACGCTGGTCTTCGGCGGCTGGGACTCAAGCCGGCGCAGCCGCCAGGGCCGGTGGCGCAGCGCGCTTGTCGGGGAGATCGTCGGCTTCGTCTCCGCAGGCCGGGACCAGACCGGTGCGCTGGTGAAGCCGGAGCCCGGCCTGCGAGGCGGCGCCCGGGTCGACCCGGTCGGTATGCAGATCAACCTCGGCAAGAAGGCGATGACCGAGACGGCGACCCGGCAGCAAGACGAACTGAGTCGTGCCACGTACGACAAGATCGTCAAGGCGGCGAACGCGATCAAGCCCGGCGCCGGGGAATCGGCGTCCGCGCTCGGCCTCGGCGGTATCCCACCGACGCTCGACCAACTGGCCGGGGTTGCCTGCGACACCATCATCCGCACACATGTGCTCTCCTTCGCCACCCTTCGGCAGATGCGATTCGGTGCCGGGGTCGAGGGCGACGCCGCCTGCCGGGCGTTACTGGCCGCGTTGGCGCTCAACGCGCTCGCCCGATCCGATGCCGAGCTCTCCCTGCGGGCCAACTGCGACCTGGTTGAGGCGGAAATGCCGACGGTACGGCTTGACCAGCGGGGAGGTGCGTTCCTGGACGTCGAGCCGCTCAGCATCGACGCCGCCGACCTGCTGCTTGGGGAGGCGCTCGCGCACGCCGAGAAGGTTGCCGATGTCGCGTGGTCGGGTCTGGCGATGCGGGTCATTGGCAACCCGGATATCGTCTCCGGCGCGGTCGAGGCGGACGAGAAGGAATGA